The Brassica napus cultivar Da-Ae chromosome C7, Da-Ae, whole genome shotgun sequence genome has a segment encoding these proteins:
- the LOC106396977 gene encoding uncharacterized protein LOC106396977: MATTNACDADTLLPPRKRLLAGFKKQSSNGSSSTSYSDGSSSISADVQTYLDNLLSSQLNDDNHGRSPEELAQASKATAALAAKIAKAARAAANEKAFIASKAVAAAKSALELFASFPAETVKERSPRKNKQKKHVPVHVLYSKGVADEDLARRLNRAIDNSPRVLTGHRNKKQKSVASTMYDGHDVAGVVDSDTSTDDEIDRTRVNKKVLLCDDSALKEKTGEGSGSSLGKRRGRVKLKKLALSKCASKDQENGIITKSPLAGSVDPLAQQEGSNGGVGQVRS; this comes from the coding sequence ATGGCGACAACAAATGCTTGCGATGCCGACACGCTTCTGCCTCCACGGAAGCGGTTACTCGCCGGATTCAAGAAACAGAGCTCCAACGGATCCTCTTCCACTTCATATTCAGACGGTTCCTCCTCTATTTCGGCAGACGTGCAGACCTACCTCGACAATCTTCTGTCTTCCCAGCTCAACGATGACAACCACGGTCGCTCTCCCGAGGAGCTAGCTCAGGCCTCGAAAGCAACTGCTGCTTTAGCGGCTAAGATCGCTAAGGCGGCGAGAGCCGCGGCTAACGAGAAAGCCTTTATTGCTTCAAAGGCGGTAGCTGCAGCCAAGAGTGCGTTGGAGCTGTTCGCTTCGTTTCCCGCTGAGACTGTGAAGGAGAGGTCTCCAAGGAAGAACAAGCAGAAGAAACATGTCCCCGTTCATGTTCTGTATTCAAAAGGTGTCGCGGATGAGGATTTAGCGCGTAGGCTGAATCGAGCTATAGACAATTCTCCTAGAGTCTTGACTGGTCACAGAAACAAGAAGCAGAAGAGCGTAGCTAGTACTATGTACGATGGGCATGATGTTGCTGGTGTTGTGGATTCAGACACATCTACTGACGATGAAATAGACAGAACACGAGTGAACAAGAAGGTTCTCTTATGCGATGATAGTGCGCTGAAGGAGAAAACAGGGGAAGGGAGTGGTAGCTCATTGGGGAAAAGAAGAGGGAGAGTGAAGCTAAAGAAGTTGGCTTTGAGCAAGTGTGCCTCGAAGGATCAAGAAAACGGAATCATCACCAAGTCTCCATTAGCAGGATCCGTTGACCCGCTGGCTCAGCAGGAAGGTTCTAATGGTGGTGTGGGCCAGGTGAGATCATAG